A genomic stretch from Streptomyces venezuelae ATCC 10712 includes:
- a CDS encoding terminase large subunit, whose product MTAGTTTRRPAKSKAATRPRGRRRVMTFNHHKRWRPASRRGGVCGYTLDDKTCERRGAHYCEPRADRVVKFFAELLVHPAGALANTKFVLAPWQEHEIIRPLFGEVHWSDQWGRYVRRYTRATIVMARKNGKSALLSGIALYMLCGDGEESAEIYGAAATTRQAGKVFEPCTKMVRKSPILAKRLTHIKNVRRLVDERTGSHYEVIPADADNELGHSPHCFILDEVLSQPDDSLWKAMRTAAGARTQALMLAITTETNQHVSFGADFIDEADRVAEQPQRAPHHFVFVRKAPRTQDELDRLHRLYPGRPDLPVSIDPWDEDNWYWPNPALGTFLGIQSLREEAEEARTNYKAENGFRQFRLNQRVSQVSRWIPMDLWDMNAREIAPSPGWIAGRLEGQRCWGGLDLSSKLDLTSWALYFPTGEVLWRMWAPESVADILDEHTDGAFSEWAADGWVTLTDGDTIDYATIYDDIETDHQLYRIVDVTYDKWCGEPVRQEIVKRTRLKMVESDTTYTRMTPPMAELMRALKGRELAHFGNPVAWWMADNLECKSPRDDPDRIRPVKPARDKTGKRIDGIPALLFAIDGGLRGMPAPSIYESQGMAL is encoded by the coding sequence ATGACCGCCGGGACCACGACCCGCCGCCCGGCGAAGAGCAAGGCGGCCACCCGCCCGCGCGGCCGCCGGCGGGTGATGACGTTCAACCACCACAAGCGGTGGCGGCCGGCCTCGCGCAGGGGCGGCGTCTGCGGGTACACCCTCGACGACAAGACGTGCGAGCGGCGCGGCGCGCACTACTGCGAGCCGCGTGCCGACCGCGTCGTCAAGTTCTTCGCCGAGCTGCTCGTTCACCCGGCCGGCGCCCTCGCCAACACGAAGTTCGTGTTGGCGCCGTGGCAGGAACACGAGATCATCCGGCCGCTGTTCGGCGAGGTCCACTGGTCCGACCAGTGGGGGCGGTACGTCCGCCGGTACACCCGCGCCACGATCGTCATGGCGAGGAAGAACGGCAAGAGCGCCCTGCTCTCCGGCATCGCCCTGTACATGCTGTGCGGCGACGGCGAGGAGTCGGCCGAGATCTACGGCGCGGCGGCCACGACCCGGCAGGCGGGCAAGGTCTTCGAGCCGTGCACGAAGATGGTCCGCAAGTCGCCGATCCTGGCGAAGCGGCTGACGCACATCAAGAACGTCCGTCGTCTCGTCGACGAGCGGACCGGGTCCCACTACGAAGTGATCCCGGCCGACGCCGACAACGAGCTCGGCCACAGCCCGCACTGCTTCATCCTGGACGAGGTCCTCAGCCAGCCGGACGACAGCCTGTGGAAGGCCATGCGTACGGCGGCCGGTGCCCGCACTCAGGCCCTGATGCTGGCCATCACGACCGAGACCAACCAGCACGTCAGCTTCGGCGCCGACTTCATCGACGAGGCCGACCGCGTCGCGGAGCAGCCGCAGCGCGCGCCCCACCACTTCGTGTTCGTCCGCAAGGCCCCGCGCACGCAGGACGAGCTGGACCGGCTGCACCGGCTGTACCCGGGGCGTCCGGACCTGCCGGTGTCCATCGACCCCTGGGACGAGGACAACTGGTACTGGCCCAACCCGGCGCTCGGCACGTTCCTCGGGATCCAGTCCCTGCGCGAGGAGGCCGAGGAGGCCCGCACCAACTACAAGGCGGAGAACGGGTTCCGGCAGTTCCGGCTGAACCAGCGCGTCAGCCAGGTCTCCCGCTGGATCCCGATGGACCTGTGGGACATGAACGCCCGAGAGATCGCGCCGAGCCCCGGATGGATCGCGGGCCGCCTCGAGGGGCAGCGGTGCTGGGGCGGCCTGGACCTCTCGTCCAAGCTCGACTTGACCTCGTGGGCGCTGTACTTCCCGACGGGCGAGGTCCTGTGGCGGATGTGGGCACCAGAGTCCGTGGCCGACATCCTTGACGAGCACACCGACGGCGCGTTCTCCGAGTGGGCGGCCGACGGCTGGGTCACGCTCACCGACGGTGACACGATCGACTACGCCACGATCTACGACGACATCGAGACCGATCACCAGCTGTACCGGATCGTCGACGTCACGTACGACAAGTGGTGCGGCGAGCCCGTACGGCAGGAGATCGTCAAGCGGACCCGGCTGAAGATGGTGGAGTCCGACACCACGTACACCCGCATGACTCCGCCCATGGCCGAGCTCATGCGCGCGCTGAAGGGCCGCGAGCTCGCGCACTTCGGGAACCCGGTCGCGTGGTGGATGGCCGACAACCTCGAGTGCAAGTCGCCTCGTGACGACCCCGACCGCATCCGCCCGGTCAAGCCGGCCCGCGACAAGACCGGCAAGCGGATCGACGGCATCCCCGCGCTGCTGTTCGCCATCGACGGCGGCCTGCGCGGCATGCCCGCCCCGTCC